The genomic window GAGTTTTGAATGACGTTTACCGTGTATTCCCTTATATTGTTTATGGTCAATTATTTGCTCTCTTGACTTCACTTAAAGTTGGCAACAGACCTGATACACCATCACCTACAGGTACAGTAAACCGCGTCGTTCAAGGTGTCATTATTCACGAATTTAAATAATAAGGAGAGAAGGATGAAAGCATACACAGAACGTGTATTTGGGAAAGTGGATGACAAGGATGTTGTCGCTTATCGCTTTGAAACAGAAGCAGGCTACCAACTAGAAGTCATGACCTATGGTGCAACGATTCTACGCTATGTAACTCCTGATAAGGCTGGTAATTTTGCCAATGTTATCCTAGGCTTTGATGATTTTGACAGCTATGTAGGTAACAGTCCTAAACATGGAGCGAGTGTAGGACCAGTTGCAGGTCGTATCGCAGGTGCGACATTCGAATTGAATGGGAAAACCTATGAACTCGAAGTCAACAACGCTAGCAACTGTAACCACAGCGGTTCGACAGGTTGGGATTCTAGCTTGTTTGAATTGGTTGAAGTCAGCGACCATGGTTTGACTCTTTACACAGAAAGAACAGACGGTACAGGAGGTTTCCCTGGAAATCTTAATATCTGGATCAGCTACCACTTGGAAGAAAATGGTGCTTACGAAGTTAGCTATAAGGTGACGACGGACCAGGATACCTTGGTCAATCCGACCAACCATAGTTACTTTAACTTGTCTGGGGATTTCACTCAGACGGTTGATCGCCATGTTTTCCAACTGAATACAGAAGGTATTTACCCAATCGCTCCTGACGGTGTACCTGCAAAAACTCCAGATGCTAACCGAGATGTAGTCAAACATATCTACAATGGTGCCTTGTTGAAAGATATCTTTGCAGACGAAGATGAACAGATTCAACTCGTATCTGGATTGGACCATCCATTTGCTCTTCCTGCAGGACATGATAATGCTGGTTTCCTCTATGACCAAGCTTCAGGTCGCTTCCTGCTCTTCAAGACAGAAGCATCTTGCTTTGTAGTCTACACAGCTAACTTTGTGGATGAGAGTGTCATGATAGCTGGTCAACCAATGATTCAACATAATGGGATTGCTCTTGAGGCGCAAGCCTTACCAGATGCTATTCATAGTGATCTTAAAAATCAAGTTATCCTCAAAGCAGGTGAAACTTTTACCAGCAAAACTCGTTACGAAATCGTTGTTAAATAATAAAAATTCTCTGAAGTCATAGGATTTCAGAGAATTTTTTCTTATTCTTCATCTGGCGTGAGAATCATCGGAATGATGATTGGTTCACGTTCAGTGTTTTCGTAAAGGAATGGTCGAATGGCGTTTACGATAGCACCGTTGACTGATTGGACGCTAGCGTCCTTGTTTTTCAAAGCGATACGAATAGCATTGAAAAGGATGCGTTGGCTTTGACGGATCAAGTCGCCAGATTCGCGCATGTAGACGAAACCACGACTAAGGATATCTGGTCCAGAAATAATCATCTGAGACTCAAAGTCTACCGTTGCGACAGCAAGTACAACACCATCTTCGGATAGGTCTCGGCGGTCTTTTAGGACTGCAGCACCGATTTCACCAATCCGATTTCCATCGACGTAGATATCTTGAGCATTGAAATGACCAGCGATACGAGCAGAGTTTGCAGTAAGGGCAAGGACATCACCATTGCTCATGATAAAGATATTGTCCTTCTCAACTCCAGTATCTACGGCAAGTCCAGCGTGGACTTTTTGCATGCGATATTCACCGTGGACAGGCATGAAGTATTTTGGTTTGATGAGGCGGAGCATAAGTTTTTGTTCTTGCTGACCACCGTGTCCAGATGTATGGATGTTGTTAATCTTACCATGGATAACTTCAAC from Streptococcus sp. oral taxon 061 includes these protein-coding regions:
- a CDS encoding aldose epimerase family protein; this encodes MKAYTERVFGKVDDKDVVAYRFETEAGYQLEVMTYGATILRYVTPDKAGNFANVILGFDDFDSYVGNSPKHGASVGPVAGRIAGATFELNGKTYELEVNNASNCNHSGSTGWDSSLFELVEVSDHGLTLYTERTDGTGGFPGNLNIWISYHLEENGAYEVSYKVTTDQDTLVNPTNHSYFNLSGDFTQTVDRHVFQLNTEGIYPIAPDGVPAKTPDANRDVVKHIYNGALLKDIFADEDEQIQLVSGLDHPFALPAGHDNAGFLYDQASGRFLLFKTEASCFVVYTANFVDESVMIAGQPMIQHNGIALEAQALPDAIHSDLKNQVILKAGETFTSKTRYEIVVK